ATCGCCCGGATGGCGTCGTCGTTGCTGGGAATGAGGTAATCGATCGGATCGGGGTCGCAGTTGGTGTCGGTGATGGCGACCACCGGGATGCCGAGCTTGTTGGCTTCGTGAACGGCGATGTTTTCCTTGCGCGGGTCGATCATGAAAATGATCGCCGGCAGCTTGTCCATGTTGCGCAAGCCGCCCAGGCTGCGTTCCAGCTTGACCAGCTCTTTCGACAGCTTGAGCTGTTCTTTCTTGGTCACCGGGCCCCAATTGCCCTTGTCCCGCATTTCCTGCAGGGAGATCAAATGTTCGATGCTGTGGCGCACGGTCACGAAGTTGGTCATCGTGCCGCCCAGCCACCGGTTGTTGATGAACCACATCCCGCAGCGATTGGCTTCCTCGGCGATGATTTCGGCCGCTTGCTTCTTGGTGCCGATGAACAGCACGTTGCCGCCATTGGCCACGGCTTCGACGACCGCCTGATGGGCGCGCTTGAACAGTTGCGCGGTCTTTTGCAGGTCGATGATGTAAATGCCGTTACGGGCGCCGAAGATGTAGGGTTTCATCTTCGGGTTCCAACGCTTGGTTTGGTGGCCGAAATGAGCGCCGGCCTCCAGCATCTGCTTCATGGAGATCATGGAATGTCCCTCCGGTTAATGTCGCCGGCGTTCTTCAACCCCAACGGCAATCCCATCGCGGGATGGGACACCGGCCGGTTGGGTCGGATCGTCGGCCTTCGTTAAAGACACAAAAGCCACTAAAGAGGCGCGTATGTACCATGAAAGCGGCCGCGATGCAATAGCCGCCGCCCGAATGTGTATTAGCTTAGCGACTTTGTCCCCTGTAACTGCTTAGCGATTATGTCCCCCATGAAGAAGGACATGATTTCGATGACTCCCAAGGAGTTACAGCGGATGAGGTTGCTGGTCTGCGTCCTGGAGGGGCAGCTGCC
This Myxococcales bacterium DNA region includes the following protein-coding sequences:
- the rpsB gene encoding 30S ribosomal protein S2, with the translated sequence MISMKQMLEAGAHFGHQTKRWNPKMKPYIFGARNGIYIIDLQKTAQLFKRAHQAVVEAVANGGNVLFIGTKKQAAEIIAEEANRCGMWFINNRWLGGTMTNFVTVRHSIEHLISLQEMRDKGNWGPVTKKEQLKLSKELVKLERSLGGLRNMDKLPAIIFMIDPRKENIAVHEANKLGIPVVAITDTNCDPDPIDYLIPSNDDAIRAIKLFTSAIADAAIEGKQVFEENLRQRRTKDEAPARHKPAPQPVPVKTEGEAAPAAPPEGVAVEVKRGRKRASDAQKVAAEYDEDGLLEEGEDAAETAEAPEAEKE